From a region of the Methanoculleus receptaculi genome:
- the speD gene encoding S-adenosylmethionine decarboxylase: MAGNVMTNNVAVSGVMAETASDAEIVAQFKQRGCWGLYTSVDLKGCDPASIRDPEKIHRFIIELCDLIEMKRFGEPQIVHFGPTERVAGYSMTQLIETSLISGHFANETNAAYLDIFSCKEYEPSKAAEFCRDFFGAESVTYQVLFRD; the protein is encoded by the coding sequence ATGGCTGGTAATGTAATGACAAACAACGTTGCGGTAAGCGGCGTTATGGCAGAGACCGCAAGCGATGCGGAGATAGTTGCACAGTTTAAACAACGAGGTTGCTGGGGGCTCTATACCAGCGTGGACCTGAAAGGGTGCGACCCGGCATCCATCCGGGACCCGGAGAAGATACACCGGTTCATTATTGAACTGTGCGACCTGATCGAGATGAAGAGGTTTGGCGAACCGCAGATCGTTCACTTCGGCCCGACGGAGAGGGTTGCGGGTTACTCCATGACCCAGCTCATTGAGACGTCGCTGATCTCCGGCCACTTCGCGAACGAGACAAACGCGGCCTATCTTGACATCTTCAGCTGCAAGGAGTACGAGCCCTCAAAAGCAGCGGAGTTTTGCAGGGACTTTTTTGGAGCAGAATCGGTAACTTACCAGGTGCTGTTCAGGGACTGA
- a CDS encoding DNA polymerase ligase N-terminal domain-containing protein, with amino-acid sequence MPGLDTQVDDPERVEQENPIFVIQKHAAKTLHYDFRLEVDGVLKSWAVPKGLSLSPEEKRLAVPTEDHPLEYAEFEGVIPEGSYGAGAVLVWDRGTYRNLTERRGEKTGVAEGLRQGHISFWLDGTKIRGGYALTRFRTGKNEAWLLVKKNDDEADPGRNPVVSEPRSVISGRTIEEIEAEEGDR; translated from the coding sequence ATGCCAGGATTGGATACGCAGGTGGATGACCCGGAGAGAGTGGAGCAGGAGAATCCAATCTTTGTAATCCAGAAACACGCGGCGAAAACGCTCCATTACGACTTCAGGCTGGAGGTTGATGGCGTGCTTAAGTCATGGGCTGTTCCGAAAGGGCTGTCCCTTTCTCCGGAGGAGAAACGCCTCGCCGTCCCGACGGAGGATCACCCGCTCGAATACGCCGAGTTCGAGGGGGTTATACCGGAGGGGAGTTACGGCGCCGGTGCGGTTCTCGTCTGGGACAGGGGGACCTACCGTAACCTTACAGAGCGAAGAGGTGAGAAAACAGGGGTTGCGGAGGGACTCAGGCAGGGTCACATATCCTTCTGGCTGGATGGAACAAAGATCCGGGGCGGCTACGCTCTCACCCGTTTCAGGACGGGAAAGAACGAGGCCTGGCTTCTGGTGAAGAAGAACGACGATGAGGCAGACCCCGGCAGGAATCCAGTCGTTTCAGAACCTCGATCGGTAATCTCAGGGCGAACGATCGAGGAGATTGAAGCCGAAGAGGGTGACCGATAA